A DNA window from Ornithinimicrobium humiphilum contains the following coding sequences:
- a CDS encoding disulfide bond formation protein DsbA gives MTQTAAPSRDRAEMFFDPVCPWAWMTSRWMMEVEKVRNIDVTWSVMSLSVLNEGRDLPEGYRAMLDRSWGPVRVIVAATKDLPEDEANVLRKKMYDAFGQRIHLDGRGSEDLDAIISEVVDELGLDASLKEVAGRDDVDDALRASHQRAMDLVGDDVGTPVVSVNDIAFFGPVVTPAPKGEAAGQLWDGCVLVAGTPGFYELKRTRNASPDFS, from the coding sequence ATGACTCAGACTGCCGCACCTAGCCGCGACCGCGCCGAGATGTTCTTCGACCCCGTGTGCCCCTGGGCCTGGATGACCTCCCGCTGGATGATGGAGGTCGAGAAGGTGCGCAACATCGACGTGACCTGGTCGGTCATGAGCCTGTCGGTGCTCAACGAGGGCCGCGACCTGCCGGAGGGCTACCGCGCCATGCTCGACCGCTCGTGGGGCCCGGTGCGCGTCATCGTCGCGGCCACCAAGGACCTGCCCGAGGACGAGGCCAACGTCCTGCGCAAGAAGATGTACGACGCCTTCGGCCAGCGCATCCACCTCGACGGCCGCGGCTCGGAGGACCTCGACGCGATCATCTCCGAGGTCGTCGACGAGCTCGGCCTGGACGCCTCCCTCAAGGAGGTCGCCGGCCGCGACGACGTCGACGACGCGCTGCGGGCCAGCCACCAGCGGGCCATGGACCTCGTCGGCGACGACGTGGGCACCCCCGTCGTGTCGGTCAACGACATCGCCTTCTTCGGCCCCGTGGTGACCCCGGCGCCCAAGGGAGAGGCCGCCGGCCAGCTCTGGGACGGCTGCGTCCTCGTGGCCGGCACCCCCGGCTTCTACGAGCTCAAGCGCACCCGCAACGCCTCGCCCGACTTCAGCTGA
- a CDS encoding sigma factor has translation MRAGRSPGFEEFVLAHSATLHHTAVLLTGDSHTARDLLQEALLSVWGAWSRIQDNHLAYARTTVVRAYLTDRRRRWHGEMPTAELPEPPERPGPDVATRLTL, from the coding sequence ATGAGAGCAGGCAGAAGCCCTGGGTTCGAGGAGTTCGTCCTCGCCCACAGCGCGACGCTGCACCACACCGCGGTGCTGCTGACCGGCGACTCGCACACCGCCCGCGACCTGCTCCAGGAGGCGCTGCTGAGCGTCTGGGGCGCGTGGTCGCGGATCCAGGACAACCACCTCGCCTACGCCCGGACCACCGTGGTCCGCGCGTACCTCACCGATCGCCGCCGTCGGTGGCACGGCGAGATGCCGACCGCCGAGCTGCCCGAGCCTCCGGAGCGTCCCGGACCCGACGTCGCGACCCGTCTCACGCTCTAG
- the mgtE gene encoding magnesium transporter: MSWRSRRARAARREAERSWEDARRRARAGQVAGLRALLRGADLRLVIDELERMAPAPRAAAFRILPRDTGLRAFIALGPALQAEVLEQLGHDEAIRLVADLDPDDRARTLDGLPDEQAAVLLEGLSEEARRETELILRHPAESVGRWTTPAVVSVPADRTVGDALELVRTTGSAAETVYVVPVLDELSRVVGVVSLRRLITADQATPLSAVMREPILLRADEDQEVGARLVRDHGAVGVPVVDDEDRLVGILTVDDAMHVLELEEDEDTARSASRARLDRPYLGTSVLQLARGRVLWLLALVLAAGLTVTVLDRFEATLEQVVTLALFIPLLIGTGGNVGAQSASTVIRALAVEEIRASDLLAVVGKELATGVTLGATLGLVAYLPATWFADSSVALVLSLSVLVVCALAASVGALIPILAERAGVDPAVMSAPLITTVVDATGLLVYFLIAGLVLGI, encoded by the coding sequence GTGAGCTGGCGCTCCCGCCGCGCGCGGGCCGCGCGGCGGGAGGCCGAGCGGTCCTGGGAGGACGCGCGCCGCCGGGCGCGCGCCGGGCAGGTCGCCGGGCTGCGCGCCCTGCTGCGCGGCGCCGACCTCCGGCTCGTCATCGACGAGCTGGAGCGGATGGCACCCGCCCCGCGGGCGGCCGCCTTCCGAATCCTGCCGCGCGACACAGGGCTGCGTGCCTTCATCGCCCTCGGCCCCGCCCTGCAGGCGGAGGTCCTCGAGCAGCTGGGCCACGACGAGGCCATCCGGCTCGTCGCCGACCTGGACCCCGACGACCGGGCCCGCACCCTCGACGGGCTGCCGGACGAGCAGGCCGCCGTCCTGCTGGAGGGTCTGTCGGAGGAGGCCCGCCGCGAGACCGAGCTGATCCTGCGCCACCCGGCCGAGAGCGTCGGTCGCTGGACCACGCCCGCGGTTGTCAGCGTGCCCGCGGACCGCACCGTGGGCGACGCCCTCGAGCTGGTGCGCACGACCGGGTCCGCCGCCGAGACCGTCTACGTCGTGCCCGTGCTCGACGAGCTGTCCCGTGTCGTCGGGGTCGTCTCGCTGCGCCGTCTCATCACCGCCGACCAGGCCACCCCGCTCAGCGCCGTCATGCGCGAGCCGATCCTGCTGCGCGCCGACGAGGACCAGGAGGTCGGTGCCCGGCTGGTCCGCGACCACGGCGCCGTCGGTGTCCCGGTCGTCGACGACGAGGACCGCCTCGTCGGCATCCTCACCGTGGACGACGCGATGCACGTGCTGGAGCTGGAGGAGGACGAGGACACCGCCCGGTCGGCCAGCCGCGCCCGCCTGGACCGCCCCTACCTCGGGACCTCGGTGCTGCAGCTGGCCCGCGGTCGCGTGCTCTGGCTGCTCGCCCTCGTGCTCGCCGCGGGCCTGACCGTCACGGTCCTCGACCGCTTCGAGGCGACGCTGGAGCAGGTCGTCACGCTCGCCCTCTTCATCCCGCTGCTCATCGGCACCGGCGGCAACGTCGGCGCGCAGTCGGCCAGCACCGTCATCCGCGCCCTGGCCGTCGAGGAGATCAGAGCCTCCGACCTGCTCGCGGTCGTGGGCAAGGAGCTCGCCACCGGCGTGACGCTCGGCGCCACCCTCGGGCTCGTCGCCTACCTGCCGGCCACCTGGTTCGCCGACAGCTCGGTCGCGCTCGTGCTCAGCCTCTCGGTCCTGGTGGTGTGCGCGCTCGCGGCCTCGGTCGGGGCGCTGATCCCGATCCTCGCCGAGCGGGCCGGCGTCGACCCGGCTGTCATGAGCGCGCCGCTCATCACCACGGTCGTCGACGCCACCGGCCTGCTCGTCTACTTCCTCATCGCCGGGCTGGTCCTGGGGATCTAG
- a CDS encoding ribose-5-phosphate isomerase, translating to MRVHIGGDHASYELQRDLVSWLAEQGHEVVDHGPLELDPADDYPVFVLRAAEAVAADPESLGVVLGGSGNGEQIASNKVAGVRAALAWKPELAQLAREHNDARIVSVGARMHTVEEARAIVEAFLSTPFSGDERHQRRIDMISAYEADGTLPPLA from the coding sequence ATGCGCGTCCACATCGGTGGCGACCACGCGTCCTACGAGCTGCAGCGCGACCTCGTGAGCTGGCTCGCCGAGCAGGGCCACGAGGTCGTGGACCACGGTCCCCTCGAGCTCGACCCGGCCGACGACTACCCCGTCTTCGTGCTCCGCGCGGCCGAGGCCGTCGCCGCCGACCCCGAGAGCCTGGGCGTCGTGCTCGGCGGCTCCGGCAACGGCGAGCAGATCGCCTCCAACAAGGTCGCCGGCGTCCGCGCCGCCCTGGCCTGGAAGCCCGAGCTGGCCCAGCTGGCCCGCGAGCACAACGACGCGCGCATCGTCTCCGTCGGCGCCCGCATGCACACCGTCGAGGAGGCCCGCGCCATCGTCGAGGCCTTCCTCTCGACCCCCTTCTCGGGCGACGAGCGCCACCAGCGCCGGATCGACATGATCAGCGCCTACGAGGCCGACGGCACCCTGCCGCCGCTGGCGTGA
- a CDS encoding GNAT family N-acetyltransferase, with product MTSEDTTTSEQPLRIVPANEAGCDDLLGLLGRRGPASRCFCQRYKLGRGESFGGFPAEERAARLQDQTSCDDPDAPATSGLVAYVGDVAVGWCAVEPRTAYPGLVRVFTVPWKDRDEDRADDTVWAVTCLFVRAGHRRQGISRALARAAIEHARRRGARALEAYPMVTTAAIEEELHVGTVPTFEAAGLRVVSRPTPRRAVVRIDFRADGRQRETLSPPG from the coding sequence ATGACGAGCGAGGACACCACCACGTCCGAGCAACCGCTGCGCATCGTGCCGGCCAACGAGGCCGGCTGCGACGACCTGCTCGGGCTCCTGGGCCGCCGCGGACCGGCCAGCCGCTGCTTCTGCCAGCGCTACAAGCTCGGCAGGGGTGAGTCGTTCGGCGGCTTCCCGGCCGAGGAGCGCGCGGCCCGGCTGCAGGACCAGACCTCCTGCGACGACCCGGACGCCCCGGCCACGAGCGGGCTCGTCGCCTACGTCGGCGACGTGGCCGTCGGGTGGTGCGCGGTCGAGCCGCGCACGGCATACCCCGGGCTGGTGCGGGTCTTCACGGTGCCGTGGAAGGACCGTGACGAGGACCGCGCCGACGACACGGTCTGGGCCGTGACCTGCCTCTTCGTGCGTGCAGGCCACCGCCGCCAGGGCATCAGCCGCGCCCTGGCCCGGGCCGCCATCGAGCACGCCCGCCGGCGCGGGGCACGAGCCCTGGAGGCCTACCCGATGGTCACGACCGCGGCGATCGAGGAGGAGCTCCACGTCGGCACGGTGCCGACCTTCGAGGCCGCGGGCCTGCGCGTCGTCTCGCGCCCCACACCGCGGCGGGCGGTCGTCCGCATCGACTTCCGAGCGGACGGCCGCCAGCGGGAGACGCTCAGTCCCCCTGGTTGA
- a CDS encoding SIMPL domain-containing protein, with amino-acid sequence MSSDPRGSAPDTVTVVGTGRAGAAPDTVVLDLQLEGRGATVAEALQALSDASAACHDALPDTHLRTSDLGVHARHDHTGSGGIVGYTATQSLTLRNPDPTAAGDLVRRLSEVVGDALGVNGLRAELSDTTELERRARELAFEEARARAEQYAALAGRAVTGVLRVRETGDGPVSPFPRADVRLAMASGPVVRAADHEVTATVEVTWELGD; translated from the coding sequence ATGAGCTCCGATCCCAGGGGCAGTGCCCCCGACACCGTCACCGTCGTGGGCACCGGCCGCGCCGGCGCGGCCCCCGACACCGTCGTGCTCGACCTTCAGCTGGAGGGGCGCGGCGCCACCGTCGCGGAGGCTCTCCAGGCGCTCTCGGACGCCTCCGCGGCCTGCCACGACGCGCTGCCCGACACCCACCTGCGGACCTCGGACCTGGGCGTGCACGCCCGCCACGACCACACCGGCAGCGGCGGGATCGTGGGCTACACCGCCACCCAGTCGCTCACGCTGCGCAACCCCGACCCCACCGCGGCGGGCGACCTCGTGCGCCGGCTGAGCGAGGTCGTCGGCGACGCCCTCGGGGTCAACGGGCTGCGCGCCGAGCTCTCCGACACCACCGAGCTCGAGCGGCGGGCGCGCGAGCTCGCCTTCGAGGAAGCCCGGGCCAGGGCCGAGCAGTATGCCGCGCTGGCAGGTCGGGCGGTCACCGGCGTCCTGCGGGTGCGCGAGACCGGCGACGGTCCGGTCTCCCCCTTCCCCCGGGCCGACGTCAGGCTGGCGATGGCCTCCGGCCCGGTCGTCCGCGCCGCCGACCACGAGGTGACGGCGACGGTCGAGGTGACCTGGGAGCTGGGCGACTGA
- the malQ gene encoding 4-alpha-glucanotransferase, protein MTELSPRLAELARAYGVATEFWDWQGRHTQVSEETILAVLSALGVEAGSEEAVEAALLDVELAPWRRLVPPVVVTVEGRVPAVPVHVSPEDEATATLLLEDGSSRDVAVLSAEDAPAREVDGAPVERRVLALDESLPLGWHTLEVRAGDRRARTSLVVTPAAISLPEPLERPGSQSWGLMTQLYAMRSADSWGIGDLADLGDAGAWAAGLGADFVLVNPLHAAEPVPPIEPSPYLPTSRRFVSPLYIRVEDVPEVGYLSAAERQLVEWHADDARRYLDLDFIERDAVWMAKEAALRMIFRQRRSLRRARAFNAFVEREGQGLVDFATWCAIVQVHGTWWRQWPAELQDPRSTAVESFREKHAEEVEFHLWLQWILDEQLGRVQRDLLDTGMSLGVVADLAVGVHPDGADAWSLGEALARGVTVGAPPDQYNQMGQDWSQPPWRPDQLEELAYAPYRDMIRAALRHSGGLRVDHVLGLFRLWWIPQGMSPLHGTYVRYDHDAMIGILLLEAHRTGAVVIGEDLGTVEPGVREYLRDRGVMGTSILWFERDWDGDGGLLDPEQWRELCLATVTTHDLPPSAGYLQGVHVELRSRLGLLERPLEEELAEDARSREEVLADLRRRGLLRPGAAVPQQVEALHAFLTRTPAKLLGVSVSDLAGDTRVINQPGTDEEYPNWRVPLAGPDGSRVLLEELFTWRSARRLARTVNQGD, encoded by the coding sequence GTGACCGAGCTGAGCCCCCGCCTCGCCGAGCTGGCCCGCGCCTACGGCGTGGCCACCGAGTTCTGGGACTGGCAGGGACGGCACACGCAGGTGAGCGAGGAGACGATCCTGGCGGTCCTGTCCGCGCTCGGCGTGGAGGCCGGCAGCGAGGAGGCCGTCGAGGCCGCGCTGCTCGACGTCGAGCTCGCCCCCTGGCGCCGCCTGGTGCCGCCGGTGGTCGTGACCGTCGAGGGCCGGGTGCCCGCGGTGCCGGTCCACGTCTCGCCCGAGGACGAGGCCACCGCCACGCTCCTGCTCGAGGACGGCTCCTCGCGCGACGTCGCGGTGCTGTCCGCGGAGGACGCGCCCGCCCGCGAGGTCGACGGCGCCCCCGTCGAGCGCCGCGTGCTCGCCCTCGACGAGTCGCTGCCCCTGGGCTGGCACACCCTGGAGGTCCGCGCCGGCGACCGCCGCGCCCGCACCTCGCTCGTGGTCACGCCCGCAGCCATCTCGCTGCCGGAGCCGCTGGAGCGCCCGGGCAGCCAGAGCTGGGGCCTGATGACCCAGCTCTACGCCATGCGCTCGGCCGACTCGTGGGGCATCGGCGACCTGGCCGACCTCGGCGACGCCGGCGCCTGGGCAGCCGGCCTCGGTGCCGACTTCGTGCTCGTCAACCCGCTGCACGCCGCCGAGCCGGTGCCGCCGATCGAGCCCTCGCCCTACCTCCCGACGAGCCGCCGCTTCGTCAGCCCCCTCTACATCCGCGTCGAGGACGTGCCGGAGGTCGGCTACCTGTCGGCCGCCGAGCGGCAGCTGGTGGAGTGGCACGCCGACGACGCGCGCCGCTACCTCGACCTCGACTTCATCGAGCGCGACGCCGTGTGGATGGCCAAGGAGGCCGCGCTGCGGATGATCTTCCGCCAGCGCCGCTCGCTGCGCCGCGCCCGCGCCTTCAACGCCTTCGTCGAGCGCGAGGGCCAGGGCCTGGTCGACTTCGCGACCTGGTGCGCGATCGTCCAGGTGCACGGCACCTGGTGGCGGCAGTGGCCCGCCGAGCTGCAGGACCCGCGCTCGACCGCGGTCGAGAGCTTCCGCGAGAAGCACGCCGAGGAGGTCGAGTTCCACCTGTGGCTGCAGTGGATCCTCGACGAGCAGCTCGGTCGCGTGCAGCGCGACCTGCTCGACACGGGGATGTCGCTCGGCGTCGTCGCCGACCTCGCCGTCGGCGTGCACCCCGACGGGGCCGACGCCTGGTCGCTGGGCGAGGCGCTCGCCCGCGGCGTCACGGTCGGCGCCCCGCCGGACCAGTACAACCAGATGGGCCAGGACTGGAGCCAGCCGCCGTGGCGGCCCGACCAGCTCGAGGAGCTGGCCTACGCGCCCTATCGCGACATGATCCGGGCCGCGCTGCGCCACAGCGGGGGCCTGCGCGTCGACCACGTCCTCGGGCTCTTCCGGCTCTGGTGGATCCCGCAGGGCATGAGCCCCCTGCACGGCACCTACGTGCGCTACGACCACGACGCGATGATCGGCATCCTGCTGCTGGAGGCGCACCGGACGGGTGCCGTCGTCATCGGCGAGGACCTCGGCACGGTCGAGCCCGGCGTGCGCGAGTACCTCCGCGACCGCGGCGTCATGGGCACCTCGATCCTGTGGTTCGAGCGCGACTGGGACGGCGACGGCGGCCTGCTCGACCCCGAGCAGTGGCGCGAGCTGTGCCTGGCCACCGTCACCACCCACGACCTGCCGCCGAGCGCCGGCTACCTGCAGGGCGTGCACGTCGAGCTGCGCTCGCGCCTCGGGCTGCTGGAGCGCCCGCTGGAGGAGGAGCTCGCCGAGGACGCCCGCTCCCGCGAGGAGGTGCTGGCCGACCTGCGCCGCCGCGGCCTGCTCCGCCCCGGCGCGGCGGTGCCGCAGCAGGTGGAGGCGCTGCACGCCTTCCTCACCCGCACCCCGGCCAAGCTGCTCGGGGTCAGCGTCAGCGACCTCGCCGGCGACACCCGTGTCATCAACCAGCCGGGCACCGACGAGGAGTATCCCAACTGGCGCGTCCCGCTCGCCGGCCCCGACGGCAGCCGCGTGCTGCTCGAGGAGCTCTTCACCTGGCGCTCGGCCCGGCGGCTCGCGCGGACGGTCAACCAGGGGGACTGA
- a CDS encoding antitoxin, which yields MGFMDKAKDAFGKHEDKAADAVDQHSDRIDDGIQRGTDLADERTGGKHGEHLDRGADQVRDRLDGLDGKDDDFPSVDRP from the coding sequence ATGGGATTCATGGACAAGGCCAAGGACGCCTTCGGCAAGCACGAGGACAAGGCGGCCGATGCCGTCGACCAGCACTCGGACCGCATCGACGACGGGATCCAGCGCGGCACCGACCTCGCCGACGAGCGCACCGGCGGCAAGCACGGCGAGCACCTCGACCGTGGCGCCGACCAGGTCCGCGACCGCCTCGACGGGCTCGACGGCAAGGACGACGACTTCCCCTCCGTCGACCGGCCCTGA
- a CDS encoding mechanosensitive ion channel family protein has translation MPMLPSPFDSWDSTLDWLAGAPLRILLILLGALVLRWLVNRSIRTLVSRAVHRADEHERSSIERVLDRATGANLERRRQRALTMGSLLRSISTFVIASITVLTVMAELGLPLAPLLTSAGIGGIALGFGAQSLVKDFVSGIMMIIEDQYGVGDVIDTGEATGTVEEVSLRVTRLRDASGVVWFIRNGEIVRIGNKSQGWAVATVDLQVSYAEDPRRVLPLLQQVVDEIAAEPQWADKLIEPPTVAGVESVSNGAMTLRVFVKTRPGEQYAIPREIRERAKEAFDREGVKGPVVLPFGGA, from the coding sequence ATGCCGATGCTCCCCTCGCCCTTCGACTCCTGGGACAGCACGCTGGACTGGCTCGCAGGTGCGCCGCTGCGCATCCTGCTCATCCTGCTGGGCGCCCTGGTGCTCCGCTGGCTGGTGAACCGCTCGATCCGCACGCTGGTCTCGCGCGCCGTGCACCGGGCCGACGAGCACGAGCGGAGCAGCATCGAGCGCGTCCTCGACCGCGCGACCGGCGCCAACCTCGAGCGCCGTCGCCAGCGGGCCCTGACCATGGGCTCGCTGCTGCGCAGCATCTCGACCTTCGTCATCGCGAGCATCACCGTGCTCACCGTAATGGCCGAGCTCGGCCTGCCGCTCGCGCCCCTGCTGACCTCCGCCGGCATCGGCGGCATCGCCCTCGGCTTCGGTGCGCAGTCGCTCGTCAAGGACTTCGTCAGCGGCATCATGATGATCATCGAGGACCAGTACGGCGTCGGCGACGTCATCGACACCGGCGAGGCGACCGGCACGGTCGAGGAGGTCAGCCTGCGGGTGACCCGCCTGCGCGACGCCAGCGGGGTCGTCTGGTTCATCCGCAACGGCGAGATCGTGCGCATCGGCAACAAGAGCCAGGGCTGGGCGGTCGCCACCGTCGACCTGCAGGTCTCCTACGCCGAGGACCCGCGCCGGGTGCTGCCGCTGCTGCAGCAGGTCGTCGACGAGATCGCCGCCGAGCCGCAGTGGGCCGACAAGCTCATCGAGCCGCCCACCGTCGCCGGGGTGGAGTCGGTCTCCAACGGCGCCATGACGCTGCGCGTCTTCGTCAAGACCCGCCCGGGCGAGCAGTACGCCATACCCCGCGAGATCCGGGAGCGGGCCAAGGAGGCCTTCGACCGCGAGGGGGTGAAGGGGCCGGTCGTGCTGCCCTTCGGCGGCGCGTGA
- the pepN gene encoding aminopeptidase N yields MPGTNLTRDEATRRSQLVATDSYAVALDLTTGPETFRTTSTVRFSCAEPGAETWIDFVGASVERVVLNGRELDPAQVWADGRITLPDLQAGNELTVDATGRYMNTGEGLHRFVDPADGEVYLYTQFEVPDSRRMYAVFEQPDLKATFAFTVTAPAHWQVISNEPTPEPVAAPDAANVDGGEVARWEFAATPRISSYITALVAGPYDVVRDSVPTRAGEIPLGVFCRKSLRPYLDADNIIDVTKKGFAFFEEEFDQPYPFTKYDQIFTPEYNMGAMENAGCVTIVESYVFRSKVTEALVERRALTILHELAHMWFGDLVTMKWWDDLWLNESFAEWASTTCQAEATEWKDAWTTFGTAEKAWAYKQDQLSSTHPVAADMVDLAAVEVNFDGITYAKGASVLKQLVAYVGREPFRDGLRAYFAKHAWGNTTLADLLVELERTSGRDLSSWSRVWLETAGVNTLTPEVEVAEDGTITSLAILQTTPEEHPTQRPHRLAVGCYDLVDGALVRTAREELDVDGERTEVPQLVGRPMPDLLLVNDDDLAYAKIRLDQRSLQTALQHVRAFTDSLPRALVLGAAWDMTRDGEMAATDYVRLVLQALPGESDSTLLRVLIQQVTTAALTYTAPTHRSDVVAELTAGLRAVAEQAAPGSDAQLQLVTAWASLARSEDDVARVRGLLSGEQELPGLEVDQDMRWALLTSLVAAGAAGEAEIAAEQERDNTATGREKAARARASQPTPEAKQAAWEAAVEQDGLSNAVLAAMALGFGWVHDTSLLEPYVARYHEVIESVWQQRTHHIAESLAVGFYPMALASPELRDATQAWLDSHPDVSNSLRRTIAENRDAVARALQAQAADARA; encoded by the coding sequence ATGCCCGGCACCAACCTGACCCGCGACGAGGCGACCAGGCGTTCGCAGCTCGTCGCCACCGACTCCTACGCGGTGGCGCTCGACCTGACGACCGGCCCGGAGACCTTCCGGACCACCTCGACGGTCCGGTTCTCCTGCGCCGAGCCGGGCGCGGAGACGTGGATCGACTTCGTCGGTGCCTCCGTCGAGCGGGTCGTGCTCAACGGGCGCGAGCTGGACCCTGCGCAGGTATGGGCCGACGGCCGCATCACGCTGCCGGACCTGCAGGCCGGCAACGAGCTGACCGTCGACGCGACCGGTCGCTACATGAACACCGGCGAGGGCCTGCACCGCTTCGTCGACCCGGCCGACGGCGAGGTCTACCTCTACACGCAGTTCGAGGTGCCGGACAGCCGCCGGATGTACGCCGTCTTCGAGCAGCCCGACCTCAAGGCCACCTTCGCCTTCACGGTCACCGCGCCGGCGCACTGGCAGGTCATCTCCAACGAGCCCACGCCCGAGCCGGTCGCCGCCCCGGACGCCGCGAACGTCGACGGCGGCGAGGTCGCGCGCTGGGAGTTCGCCGCGACGCCGCGCATCTCCTCCTACATCACCGCGCTCGTGGCGGGCCCCTACGACGTCGTCCGCGACTCGGTGCCGACCCGCGCCGGCGAGATCCCGCTGGGCGTCTTCTGCCGCAAGAGCCTGCGCCCCTACCTCGACGCCGACAACATCATCGACGTCACCAAGAAGGGCTTCGCCTTCTTCGAGGAGGAGTTCGACCAGCCCTACCCGTTCACCAAGTACGACCAGATCTTCACGCCGGAATACAACATGGGCGCGATGGAGAACGCGGGCTGCGTGACCATCGTCGAGAGCTACGTCTTCCGCTCCAAGGTCACCGAGGCGCTGGTCGAGCGCCGGGCGCTGACGATCCTGCACGAGCTGGCCCACATGTGGTTCGGCGACCTCGTGACGATGAAGTGGTGGGACGACCTCTGGCTCAACGAGAGCTTCGCGGAGTGGGCCTCCACCACCTGCCAGGCCGAGGCCACCGAGTGGAAGGACGCCTGGACCACCTTCGGCACCGCCGAGAAGGCGTGGGCCTACAAGCAGGACCAGCTCTCCTCCACCCACCCGGTCGCGGCCGACATGGTCGACCTCGCCGCGGTCGAGGTGAACTTCGACGGCATCACCTACGCCAAGGGCGCCTCGGTGCTCAAGCAGCTCGTCGCCTACGTGGGCCGCGAGCCCTTCCGCGACGGGCTGCGCGCCTACTTCGCCAAGCACGCGTGGGGCAACACCACGCTGGCCGACCTGCTCGTCGAGCTGGAGAGGACCAGCGGCCGCGACCTCAGCTCCTGGAGCCGCGTCTGGCTGGAGACCGCCGGCGTCAACACCCTGACCCCCGAGGTCGAGGTCGCCGAGGACGGCACGATCACCTCGCTCGCGATCCTCCAGACCACCCCGGAGGAGCACCCGACCCAGCGCCCGCACCGTCTCGCGGTCGGCTGCTACGACCTCGTGGACGGCGCCCTCGTGCGCACCGCCCGCGAGGAGCTCGACGTCGACGGCGAGCGCACCGAGGTGCCGCAGCTCGTCGGCCGCCCGATGCCCGACCTGCTGCTGGTCAACGACGACGACCTGGCCTACGCCAAGATCCGTCTCGACCAGCGCTCGCTGCAGACCGCGCTGCAGCACGTCCGCGCGTTCACCGACTCGCTCCCCCGCGCCCTCGTGCTCGGCGCCGCGTGGGACATGACCCGCGACGGCGAGATGGCGGCGACCGACTACGTGCGGCTCGTGCTCCAGGCACTGCCGGGCGAGAGCGACTCGACGCTGCTGCGCGTCCTCATCCAGCAGGTGACGACCGCGGCGCTGACCTACACCGCGCCGACGCACCGCTCCGACGTCGTGGCCGAGCTCACCGCCGGCCTGCGCGCCGTCGCCGAGCAGGCCGCGCCGGGCAGCGACGCGCAGCTGCAGCTCGTCACCGCGTGGGCCTCGCTCGCCCGCTCCGAGGACGACGTCGCCCGTGTCCGCGGCCTGCTGTCCGGCGAGCAGGAGCTCCCCGGCCTGGAGGTCGACCAGGACATGCGCTGGGCGCTGCTCACCTCGCTCGTCGCGGCCGGTGCCGCCGGCGAGGCGGAGATCGCCGCCGAGCAGGAGCGCGACAACACCGCGACCGGCCGCGAGAAGGCCGCCCGCGCCCGCGCCTCGCAGCCCACCCCCGAGGCCAAGCAGGCCGCGTGGGAGGCCGCCGTCGAGCAGGACGGGCTCTCCAACGCGGTCCTCGCCGCGATGGCCCTCGGCTTCGGCTGGGTGCACGACACCTCGCTGCTCGAGCCCTACGTGGCCCGCTACCACGAGGTCATCGAGTCGGTCTGGCAGCAGCGCACGCACCACATCGCCGAGTCGCTGGCCGTCGGCTTCTACCCGATGGCGCTGGCCTCGCCGGAGCTGCGCGACGCGACCCAGGCCTGGCTCGACAGCCACCCGGACGTGTCCAACTCGCTGCGTCGCACGATCGCGGAGAACCGCGACGCCGTGGCCCGCGCGCTCCAGGCCCAGGCGGCCGACGCCCGCGCCTGA